One part of the Salinimonas iocasae genome encodes these proteins:
- a CDS encoding MFS transporter: protein MNALEVRAAVSLALVYVLRMMGLFMVMPVLAVAAMDYPDYSPVLVGLAVGGYGLTQAALQIPMGMLSDRWGRKPVILLGLSVFAAGSFIAATADSLAWMIAGRILQGAGAIAGAIMALATDVSRETQRAKVMAIIGIAIGFSFYLAVLAGPLIANSWGLAGIFALTGVLAICCMPLIQWSVPSVPMQTSGDVLPQRGQLRRLLFSSQLWRLNVSVLLLHMMITLLFVQLPVTLVHFDLTLESHWMLYLPVLIASVIGLIILMGIGKGQTPRKVVLVAALFMTVAFAMLGAQDHHRWVVVGAVILFFTGFNYLEASFPALVSSIAPAGEKGTAMGIYASFQFFGAFLGGVLAGIVADHWTAETAYFVGAVAASCWLLILRGLNEVNRIKRVAFKWQGTSEDSSALLQALSELTGVQETTVSVPDGMIYLKVTGQFDREAANQLLRRFSGRAA, encoded by the coding sequence TTGAACGCGTTAGAGGTACGCGCAGCAGTGTCACTGGCACTGGTTTATGTGCTGCGCATGATGGGTTTATTCATGGTAATGCCAGTGCTGGCCGTTGCTGCAATGGATTATCCTGACTACTCACCGGTATTGGTAGGTCTGGCTGTGGGTGGATATGGTCTGACGCAGGCTGCGTTGCAGATCCCCATGGGTATGTTATCAGACCGGTGGGGGCGTAAACCTGTTATTTTGCTTGGTCTGAGCGTCTTTGCCGCAGGCAGTTTTATCGCCGCAACAGCAGATTCTTTAGCCTGGATGATTGCCGGACGTATTTTACAGGGCGCGGGTGCCATTGCCGGCGCAATTATGGCACTGGCTACCGATGTCAGTCGCGAAACGCAACGCGCCAAAGTCATGGCTATCATTGGTATCGCCATTGGTTTCTCCTTCTACCTGGCGGTGCTTGCCGGCCCGTTAATTGCCAATAGCTGGGGCCTGGCGGGTATCTTTGCACTGACCGGGGTGCTCGCTATTTGCTGCATGCCACTGATTCAGTGGTCAGTACCCAGTGTGCCGATGCAAACCAGTGGTGATGTACTGCCGCAGCGCGGGCAGCTTCGTCGTCTTTTATTCTCCTCTCAGCTTTGGCGACTTAATGTCAGTGTTTTATTACTGCACATGATGATAACGCTGTTGTTTGTACAGCTGCCTGTCACCCTGGTACATTTTGACCTGACACTCGAAAGCCATTGGATGCTGTATCTGCCGGTGCTGATAGCTTCTGTCATAGGGCTGATTATTCTGATGGGAATCGGGAAAGGGCAGACCCCGCGAAAAGTCGTACTGGTTGCTGCGTTGTTTATGACGGTAGCCTTCGCCATGCTGGGGGCACAGGACCATCACCGCTGGGTGGTTGTGGGCGCGGTGATTCTTTTTTTCACCGGGTTTAACTATCTCGAGGCGAGCTTTCCTGCGTTAGTATCGAGTATTGCGCCTGCCGGGGAAAAGGGCACCGCCATGGGAATTTATGCCAGCTTTCAATTCTTCGGTGCTTTTTTAGGTGGCGTTCTGGCCGGCATCGTTGCTGACCACTGGACCGCTGAAACGGCGTATTTCGTTGGTGCTGTGGCCGCCTCATGCTGGCTGCTTATCTTGCGTGGATTGAATGAAGTGAACCGCATCAAACGGGTTGCGTTTAAATGGCAGGGCACCAGTGAGGATTCATCTGCGTTGTTGCAGGCGCTGAGCGAACTGACCGGTGTTCAGGAAACCACAGTTTCCGTGCCCGATGGCATGATTTACCTGAAAGTAACAGGTCAGTTTGATCGCGAAGCGGCTAATCAACTGTTGCGCCGTTTCTCCGGCCGCGCGGCGTAA
- a CDS encoding HAD family hydrolase translates to MIDLSAYQGIIFDMDGTLVDSMGSHLVAWEKTCDRYGYPYDKEYMYKLGGIPTRRTVEILNEAFDKQHDIDEVTAYKEAAWKQLDHTPILIDDTLAVLNYYCPNMPVSIGTGAQRHDAKALLQHHGLSDKIKSLVTASDVTQGKPHPETFLTAAANMGIAPQKCVVFEDTRIGLEAAHRAGMDCFLVENGKIRQPVLAARLSEQ, encoded by the coding sequence ATGATAGATTTAAGTGCGTATCAGGGCATTATTTTTGATATGGACGGCACGCTGGTGGACTCCATGGGGTCGCACCTGGTGGCCTGGGAAAAAACCTGCGACAGATATGGCTATCCCTATGACAAAGAATACATGTACAAACTGGGCGGTATTCCCACGCGCAGAACCGTAGAAATTCTGAATGAAGCGTTTGATAAGCAGCACGATATTGATGAAGTGACAGCCTACAAAGAGGCGGCCTGGAAGCAGCTTGATCATACCCCAATCCTGATTGATGACACGCTTGCTGTACTTAACTATTATTGCCCGAACATGCCGGTCAGTATTGGTACAGGTGCGCAGCGGCACGATGCAAAGGCGTTGCTGCAACATCACGGGTTGTCAGATAAAATTAAGTCACTGGTTACCGCCTCCGATGTGACACAGGGTAAGCCCCATCCGGAAACATTTTTAACCGCTGCTGCTAATATGGGGATTGCACCTCAGAAATGCGTGGTCTTCGAGGATACCCGTATCGGGCTTGAAGCTGCACATCGGGCCGGTATGGATTGCTTTCTGGTCGAGAACGGCAAAATCAGGCAACCTGTGCTTGCTGCCCGGCTATCTGAACAATAA